One Herbaspirillum rubrisubalbicans genomic window carries:
- a CDS encoding helix-turn-helix domain-containing protein, which translates to MQKRIVEETEVLRSTSNVFADLGLPQADKLRIKTGLVIEIRKAMRALGLTQQAAAQRMGIPQPKVSGMMRGDFSNLSERKLMDCLNRLGYDIDIRVCPATATVGQLKLTVV; encoded by the coding sequence ATGCAAAAAAGAATCGTTGAAGAAACCGAAGTCCTTCGCAGCACCAGCAACGTCTTCGCGGACCTGGGATTGCCACAGGCCGACAAGCTGCGCATCAAGACCGGGCTGGTGATCGAAATCCGCAAGGCCATGCGCGCCCTTGGACTTACCCAGCAAGCGGCGGCACAGCGCATGGGGATTCCGCAACCGAAGGTGTCGGGCATGATGCGCGGTGACTTCAGCAATCTTTCCGAGCGCAAGTTAATGGATTGTCTGAATCGACTGGGTTATGACATCGATATCCGGGTGTGCCCCGCTACCGCTACGGTAGGACAATTGAAGCTCACGGTCGTCTGA
- a CDS encoding type II toxin-antitoxin system RelE/ParE family toxin: MFTNEKPLEWIASSYKDLMALPAEVRQRFGFALSLAQMGERDDTAKVLKGFGGAGVLEVVEYQMGNAYRAVSTVKFEEAVFVLHCFQKKSKSGIATPHTEMDIVRPRLNVAAARAEELKHAKKNR, from the coding sequence ATGTTTACCAATGAGAAGCCGCTCGAGTGGATTGCGAGCAGCTACAAGGATCTGATGGCGCTGCCTGCGGAGGTTCGTCAGCGTTTCGGCTTTGCCCTGTCGCTTGCCCAGATGGGAGAGCGCGACGATACGGCCAAGGTCTTGAAAGGTTTCGGCGGTGCCGGGGTATTGGAAGTTGTCGAATACCAAATGGGCAATGCCTACCGCGCGGTCTCCACGGTGAAATTCGAAGAAGCGGTGTTCGTGCTGCATTGCTTTCAGAAAAAGAGCAAAAGCGGCATCGCCACTCCCCACACGGAGATGGACATCGTTCGGCCACGTCTCAACGTGGCCGCAGCAAGAGCCGAGGAATTGAAACATGCAAAAAAGAATCGTTGA
- the mdcA gene encoding malonate decarboxylase subunit alpha: MSSSERVWNARQKNREQRLARATAALGSQLQGKIAPADQLGELLYAVLENGDRVCVEGNNQKQADFLAKGLAALDPARVNGLHMLFSVLALPEHLDVFEKGIADRLDFSFSGPQAGRLAKLASAGKLNIGAIHTYLELFGRYFVDLTPRVALVAAQAADRHGNLYTGPNTEDTPAIAEATAFSSGIVIAQVNEIVDELPRVDIPADWVSFAIKAPTPHYIEPLFTRDPAQISEIQVLMAMMAIKGIYAEYGVQRLNHGIGFDTAAIELILPTYAESLGLRGKICKHWALNPHPALIPAIEAGFVESVHSFGSELGMEDYIRARPDVFFVGPDGSMRSNRAFSQTAGHYGCDMFIGSTLQIDLQGNSSTATLGRIAGFGGAPNMGADARGRRHASEAWLKAGQQARAGRNTIPRGQKLVVQTVETFREHMQPAFVEKLDAWQLGEQAKMPIPPVMIYGDDVTHILTEEGIANLLLCRTEEEREQAIRGVAGYTAVGMGRDKRMVENLRDRGIIRRAEDLGIDKRMATRDLLAAKNMKDLVRASGGLYNPPKRFRNW, from the coding sequence ATGAGCAGTAGCGAACGCGTGTGGAATGCGCGCCAGAAGAACCGTGAACAGCGGCTGGCGCGCGCCACCGCCGCATTGGGAAGCCAGTTGCAGGGCAAGATCGCGCCCGCCGATCAACTGGGCGAACTCCTGTATGCGGTGCTGGAAAACGGTGACCGTGTCTGTGTCGAGGGCAACAACCAGAAGCAGGCCGATTTCCTGGCCAAGGGGCTGGCCGCGCTCGACCCGGCACGGGTGAACGGCTTGCACATGCTGTTCTCGGTGCTGGCCTTGCCGGAACATCTGGACGTGTTCGAAAAAGGCATCGCCGACCGGCTGGACTTTTCCTTCTCCGGCCCGCAAGCCGGTCGCCTGGCCAAGCTGGCCTCGGCCGGCAAGCTTAACATCGGCGCCATCCATACCTACCTGGAACTGTTCGGGCGCTACTTCGTCGACCTGACCCCGCGCGTAGCGCTGGTGGCGGCACAGGCGGCCGACCGCCACGGCAACCTCTATACCGGGCCCAATACTGAAGATACGCCCGCCATTGCCGAAGCCACGGCCTTCTCCAGCGGCATCGTGATTGCGCAGGTGAACGAAATTGTCGATGAGCTGCCACGCGTGGATATCCCTGCGGATTGGGTGAGCTTCGCCATCAAGGCGCCCACGCCGCATTACATCGAGCCGCTGTTCACGCGCGATCCGGCGCAGATTTCCGAGATCCAGGTCTTGATGGCGATGATGGCCATCAAGGGCATCTATGCCGAATACGGCGTGCAGCGGCTGAACCATGGCATCGGTTTCGATACCGCCGCCATCGAGCTGATCCTGCCGACCTATGCCGAATCGCTGGGCCTGCGCGGCAAGATCTGCAAGCACTGGGCGCTCAATCCGCATCCGGCCTTGATTCCGGCCATCGAAGCCGGGTTTGTGGAGTCGGTGCATTCCTTCGGCTCCGAACTGGGCATGGAAGACTATATCCGCGCCCGTCCCGATGTCTTCTTCGTCGGCCCCGATGGTTCCATGCGCAGCAACCGTGCCTTCTCGCAGACGGCCGGCCACTATGGCTGCGACATGTTCATCGGTTCCACCTTGCAGATCGACTTGCAGGGCAATTCTTCCACGGCCACGCTGGGTCGCATCGCCGGATTCGGCGGTGCCCCCAACATGGGTGCGGATGCCAGAGGACGCCGCCACGCCAGCGAAGCCTGGCTCAAGGCTGGTCAGCAGGCGCGTGCCGGTCGCAATACCATCCCGCGCGGGCAGAAGCTGGTGGTGCAGACGGTGGAAACCTTCCGCGAACACATGCAGCCGGCCTTCGTCGAAAAACTCGATGCCTGGCAACTGGGCGAGCAAGCCAAGATGCCGATTCCACCCGTGATGATCTACGGCGATGACGTCACCCACATCCTCACCGAAGAAGGCATCGCCAACCTGTTGCTGTGCCGTACCGAGGAAGAGCGCGAGCAAGCCATCCGCGGCGTGGCTGGTTACACTGCCGTGGGCATGGGCCGCGACAAGCGCATGGTGGAAAACCTGCGCGACCGCGGCATCATCCGCCGCGCCGAAGATCTGGGCATCGACAAGCGAATGGCTACCCGCGACCTGCTGGCGGCCAAGAACATGAAAGATCTGGTGCGGGCTTCCGGTGGGTTGTACAACCCGCCCAAGCGCTTCCGCAACTGGTAA
- the dctP gene encoding TRAP transporter substrate-binding protein DctP, with amino-acid sequence MNTMTRRHFLGALAAAPLASAVPSVWAQSATLKISHQFPGGTITEGDFRDRLVRTFAQQVSERTKGALKFEIYPGSSLMKTNAQFSALRKGALDMSLVPLNYAGGEVPETNIGLMPGLVTSYQQGASWKNAEVGKELARVLGEKGVVIVSWIWQAGGVASRGKPIVDPADVKGMKVRGGSREMDLILKEAGAAVVTLPSNEIYAAMQTGAMDAAMTSSTSFMSFRLEEVAKALTTGRDKAYWYMFEPLMMSKAVFERLPKDQQAVIMAVGAEMEQFATKAAQADDIAVAQVYQKAGAKVVDLNAEVVKKWQDIARNTAWKDFAGRNASCAKLLALAEKTL; translated from the coding sequence ATGAACACCATGACCCGCCGCCATTTCCTCGGCGCCCTCGCCGCCGCCCCGCTTGCCAGCGCCGTTCCCTCGGTGTGGGCGCAGTCGGCCACGCTGAAGATTTCGCACCAGTTTCCCGGTGGCACGATCACCGAAGGCGACTTTCGCGACCGCCTGGTGCGTACCTTCGCCCAGCAGGTGAGCGAACGCACCAAAGGCGCGCTGAAATTCGAGATCTATCCCGGTTCTTCCCTGATGAAGACCAATGCCCAGTTCTCGGCCCTGCGCAAGGGCGCGCTGGACATGTCGCTGGTGCCGCTGAACTATGCCGGCGGCGAAGTGCCGGAAACCAATATCGGCCTCATGCCCGGCCTGGTGACGTCGTACCAGCAGGGCGCGTCCTGGAAGAATGCTGAAGTCGGCAAGGAACTGGCCCGTGTGCTGGGCGAGAAGGGCGTGGTCATCGTCAGCTGGATCTGGCAAGCCGGCGGGGTGGCCTCGCGCGGCAAGCCCATCGTCGATCCGGCCGATGTGAAAGGTATGAAGGTGCGCGGCGGTTCGCGCGAGATGGACCTGATCCTCAAGGAAGCGGGAGCGGCCGTGGTGACCCTGCCCTCCAATGAAATCTATGCCGCCATGCAGACCGGTGCCATGGATGCGGCCATGACGTCTTCGACCTCCTTCATGTCCTTCCGCCTGGAAGAAGTGGCCAAGGCCCTCACTACCGGACGCGACAAGGCCTACTGGTACATGTTCGAGCCGTTGATGATGTCCAAGGCCGTCTTCGAGCGCCTGCCCAAGGACCAGCAGGCCGTCATCATGGCGGTGGGCGCCGAGATGGAGCAGTTCGCCACCAAGGCCGCCCAGGCCGATGACATCGCCGTGGCCCAGGTGTACCAGAAGGCCGGCGCCAAGGTGGTGGACTTGAACGCGGAGGTGGTCAAGAAGTGGCAGGACATCGCCCGCAATACCGCCTGGAAGGACTTCGCCGGGCGTAATGCCAGCTGCGCCAAGCTGCTGGCCCTGGCGGAGAAGACCCTATGA
- a CDS encoding type II toxin-antitoxin system HipA family toxin has product MSMLRSLRIRLGHCEVGSLFALDDGRCYFRFDDAYALQGPQRPVLSQLYLASTEERTRAQLLDPTLAANRGDGRGGLPPFFQNLLPEGQLRKHLIQRAGLAPDDEFGLLAYCGRDLPGDVSALAEELDERELGRLLGQGHDSYEMSSGQLPVPGGESLSGVQPKLALVQEPGGRYVMRSKDSQGSHFIAKLPATDYPNMPQVEFAALTLAAAAGVQTCRFSLEPLSAIADHLPFGLRNDASRFLLVQRFDRDAPTPTGRLHMEDFAQVTGTAPGAKYVGTYAAIGVVLAERSSRGVEDVFELLRRIKVNELLGNFDAHLKNFSLLYHTPQAAALSPAYDIVAYAAYVGGDGHALAFVPGQKGKQLLTPAILRQLANLWRIPEPRLQAVLVETVERAMTQWPALIGGLPLTEAQRTRLLAHLEANASVAAWRRRAARRKPASGEGA; this is encoded by the coding sequence ATGAGCATGTTGCGTTCGTTGCGCATCCGCCTGGGGCATTGCGAGGTGGGCTCGTTGTTCGCCCTCGATGATGGGCGCTGCTACTTCCGTTTCGACGATGCCTACGCCTTGCAAGGACCGCAGCGCCCGGTACTGTCGCAGCTCTACCTGGCCAGTACCGAAGAGCGCACGCGGGCCCAGTTGCTCGACCCGACACTGGCGGCCAATCGCGGCGATGGCCGGGGCGGCTTGCCGCCATTCTTCCAGAACCTGTTGCCGGAAGGGCAGTTGCGCAAGCACCTGATCCAGCGCGCCGGGCTGGCGCCGGATGATGAATTCGGCCTGCTGGCCTATTGCGGGCGCGACTTGCCGGGCGACGTCTCGGCCCTGGCCGAGGAGCTCGATGAGCGCGAGCTGGGCCGCTTGCTGGGCCAGGGACATGACAGCTACGAGATGAGCTCGGGCCAGTTGCCAGTGCCGGGCGGGGAATCGCTCTCGGGCGTGCAGCCCAAGCTGGCGCTGGTGCAGGAGCCGGGTGGACGCTACGTGATGCGCTCCAAGGATAGCCAGGGCAGCCATTTCATCGCCAAGCTGCCGGCCACCGATTACCCCAACATGCCGCAGGTCGAGTTCGCCGCGTTGACGCTGGCCGCCGCAGCCGGTGTGCAGACCTGTCGCTTCAGCCTGGAGCCGCTGTCGGCCATTGCCGATCACCTGCCATTCGGCTTGCGCAACGATGCCAGCCGCTTTCTGCTGGTGCAGCGCTTCGACCGCGATGCACCCACCCCGACCGGCCGGCTGCACATGGAAGACTTCGCTCAGGTCACCGGTACTGCGCCCGGGGCCAAGTATGTGGGCACCTATGCCGCCATCGGCGTGGTGCTGGCCGAACGCAGTAGCCGCGGGGTGGAGGATGTCTTTGAATTGCTGCGACGCATCAAGGTCAATGAATTGCTGGGCAACTTCGACGCCCACCTGAAGAACTTCAGCCTGCTGTATCACACCCCGCAAGCCGCCGCTCTGTCGCCGGCCTATGACATCGTGGCCTATGCCGCCTACGTGGGCGGGGATGGTCATGCCCTGGCCTTCGTGCCGGGGCAGAAGGGCAAGCAATTGTTGACGCCGGCCATCCTGCGCCAGCTGGCCAATCTGTGGCGCATTCCAGAACCCAGGCTGCAGGCCGTGCTGGTAGAGACGGTCGAGCGCGCCATGACGCAATGGCCGGCCCTGATCGGCGGCCTGCCATTGACCGAGGCCCAGCGTACTAGGCTGCTGGCGCACCTGGAGGCCAATGCCAGCGTGGCCGCCTGGCGCCGTCGTGCTGCGCGCAGAAAGCCCGCCAGCGGGGAGGGTGCATGA
- a CDS encoding anti-sigma factor family protein encodes MKTPAVSEEELHAYADGQLPAARASKIAAWLEQDPAHADDLQRVRAWRAQNRVLHAHYDPVLEEALPPRLAAAVLAGSGDPAQHRRQAPANHSSWWRYAAMLLLTLAGGLGGWVAHDLAGSAKVRGAQASAPVLLAHQAAVAHTVFSADIRRPVEVGADQEQALVTWLSRRLGANVRAPKLAPLGYDLIGGRLLPGQSGPVAQFMYQDAAGQRMTLYVSHEQVQNRDTGFRFAQEGKVNVFYWIDGQFGYALSAGIPRTELSRIASSVYEQLAPVSPAVR; translated from the coding sequence ATGAAGACCCCGGCTGTTTCCGAAGAAGAGTTGCACGCCTATGCCGACGGCCAGTTGCCGGCGGCGCGTGCCAGCAAGATTGCCGCCTGGCTGGAACAGGACCCGGCTCACGCCGACGATCTGCAACGTGTGCGCGCCTGGCGGGCGCAGAACCGCGTTTTGCACGCCCATTACGATCCGGTGCTGGAAGAAGCCCTGCCACCAAGGCTGGCCGCCGCCGTGCTGGCCGGTTCTGGCGACCCCGCGCAACATCGTCGCCAAGCGCCTGCCAATCATTCTTCCTGGTGGCGTTATGCGGCCATGCTATTGCTCACGCTGGCCGGTGGCCTGGGTGGCTGGGTTGCCCATGACCTGGCCGGCAGCGCCAAGGTGCGGGGTGCGCAGGCCTCGGCTCCGGTATTGCTGGCGCACCAGGCGGCGGTGGCGCATACGGTATTCAGCGCTGATATACGGCGGCCGGTGGAAGTTGGCGCTGACCAGGAGCAGGCCCTGGTGACTTGGCTCTCGCGCCGCCTGGGCGCCAACGTGCGCGCCCCCAAGCTGGCCCCGCTGGGTTACGACCTGATCGGCGGCCGTCTGCTGCCGGGCCAGAGCGGACCAGTGGCGCAATTCATGTACCAGGACGCAGCCGGTCAGCGGATGACCTTGTATGTCTCGCATGAGCAGGTACAGAACCGCGACACGGGTTTCCGCTTCGCCCAGGAAGGCAAGGTCAACGTCTTCTACTGGATCGATGGCCAGTTCGGATATGCACTGTCTGCCGGTATCCCCCGCACCGAACTCTCGCGCATCGCCAGCTCGGTCTACGAGCAATTGGCCCCGGTTAGCCCAGCGGTGCGCTGA
- the mdcC gene encoding malonate decarboxylase acyl carrier protein: METLTFRFEHGSRRLKAAPELVGVVSSGNLEVLIENASLNGACAIEVKTAARGFGTIWEAVMTDFQQRWQLADTRISINDMGATPAVVSLRLDQAVEAMVEEGQ; encoded by the coding sequence ATGGAAACTTTGACTTTTCGCTTTGAGCACGGCTCGCGCCGCCTCAAGGCTGCGCCTGAACTGGTCGGTGTGGTTAGCTCCGGCAACCTGGAAGTGCTGATCGAAAACGCGTCCCTCAACGGCGCCTGCGCTATCGAGGTCAAGACCGCTGCGCGCGGCTTCGGCACCATCTGGGAAGCGGTGATGACCGACTTCCAGCAGCGCTGGCAACTGGCCGATACCCGCATTTCCATCAACGACATGGGCGCCACGCCCGCCGTGGTCAGCTTGCGTCTGGACCAGGCGGTGGAAGCCATGGTGGAGGAAGGCCAATGA
- a CDS encoding YjfB family protein: protein MDVNQIASLATNMASAQTSDSVNVLMLKKALNTQAAAAVGVLQALPPLPANPNIGRNVNTTA from the coding sequence ATGGACGTCAATCAAATCGCATCGCTGGCTACCAACATGGCCTCGGCGCAGACTTCGGACTCGGTCAATGTGCTGATGCTGAAGAAGGCATTGAACACCCAGGCCGCAGCTGCCGTTGGTGTGTTGCAGGCATTGCCGCCGTTGCCGGCCAATCCGAATATCGGGCGCAACGTCAACACCACCGCCTGA
- a CDS encoding GntR family transcriptional regulator, producing MDTPKTRSETLRESIEEMIAVGKLAPGQHLDETSLAEQFGVSRTPIREALIQLASMGIVEMRPRRGAIVAEIGPQQLIEMFEVMAEFEAMCGRLAARRMTPAEHAELLAAHQACQAARDASDPDAYFYLNEAFHDHIYAGSHNSFLAEQARALHRRLRPYRRLQLRVRDRLKMSFDEHQAAVDAIIAGDAERIVEVLRQHIMIQGQRFADLVASLHQLKSAA from the coding sequence ATGGATACCCCCAAGACCCGTTCTGAAACCCTGCGCGAATCGATCGAAGAGATGATTGCCGTGGGCAAGCTGGCACCCGGCCAGCACCTGGATGAAACCTCGCTGGCCGAGCAGTTCGGTGTCTCGCGCACCCCCATTCGCGAGGCGCTGATCCAGTTGGCTTCGATGGGCATCGTCGAGATGCGTCCGCGCCGCGGCGCCATCGTGGCCGAGATCGGTCCACAGCAATTGATTGAAATGTTCGAAGTGATGGCCGAATTCGAGGCCATGTGCGGCCGTCTGGCCGCGCGCCGCATGACGCCCGCCGAACATGCCGAGCTGCTGGCGGCGCACCAGGCCTGCCAGGCGGCGCGCGACGCCAGTGACCCGGATGCCTACTTCTACCTCAACGAAGCCTTCCACGACCATATCTACGCCGGCAGCCACAACAGCTTCCTGGCCGAGCAGGCCCGGGCCCTGCACCGCCGCCTGCGGCCCTACCGGCGCCTGCAGTTGCGCGTCAGGGACAGACTCAAGATGTCCTTCGATGAACACCAGGCCGCGGTGGACGCCATCATTGCCGGCGACGCCGAGAGGATCGTGGAGGTGCTGCGCCAGCACATCATGATCCAGGGCCAACGCTTTGCCGACCTGGTGGCGTCGCTGCATCAACTGAAGTCGGCCGCCTGA
- a CDS encoding pseudouridine synthase, with product MRPTPTLPMRDGLSPSYLWLQPGPWRDMLSFLAEHFTAVPAEIWRERLLRGEVRNQRGEDLRPDSAYRSGDCIFYYRELPQGEERIPVEEKILHLDEHLLVADKPHFLPVIPTGRFVQETLLVRLKKATGLQDLVPIHRLDRETAGVIVFSHQRASRGKYQSMFRERSMFKVYEAIAPLRPELQLPRVHRSRVEELPEQFFKMHEAQGAPNSETHISLLEARGELGLYQLEPVTGRRHQLRVHMAALGIPILNDLFYPHAVPVGVADDLDKPLKLLARSLFFIDPLDGSERHFVSQRSL from the coding sequence ATGAGGCCGACCCCGACCCTGCCGATGCGCGATGGTCTGTCGCCCAGTTATCTTTGGTTGCAGCCTGGGCCGTGGCGCGACATGCTGTCCTTCCTGGCCGAACACTTCACGGCGGTGCCGGCCGAGATCTGGCGCGAGCGCCTGTTGCGGGGGGAAGTGCGCAACCAGCGCGGCGAAGACCTGCGCCCGGATTCGGCTTATCGCAGTGGCGACTGCATCTTCTACTACCGCGAATTACCCCAGGGGGAAGAACGCATCCCGGTCGAAGAAAAGATCCTGCACCTTGATGAACACCTGCTGGTGGCCGACAAGCCGCATTTCCTGCCGGTCATCCCGACCGGCCGCTTCGTGCAGGAAACCCTGCTGGTACGTCTGAAGAAAGCTACCGGCCTGCAAGACCTGGTGCCCATCCACCGCCTGGACCGCGAGACAGCCGGGGTGATCGTCTTTTCCCACCAGCGCGCCAGCCGGGGTAAGTACCAGTCCATGTTCCGGGAACGCTCCATGTTCAAGGTATATGAAGCCATTGCCCCGCTGCGCCCGGAACTCCAGCTACCGCGGGTGCATCGCAGCCGTGTGGAAGAACTACCTGAACAATTCTTCAAGATGCACGAGGCCCAAGGTGCACCCAATTCGGAGACCCATATCTCCTTGCTGGAAGCGCGCGGGGAACTGGGTTTGTATCAGCTCGAACCGGTCACCGGCCGGCGTCACCAGTTGCGGGTGCATATGGCCGCGCTGGGTATTCCCATCCTCAATGACCTGTTCTATCCGCACGCCGTGCCGGTAGGGGTGGCCGATGACCTGGACAAGCCCTTGAAGCTGCTGGCGCGTTCGCTCTTCTTCATCGATCCACTCGATGGCAGCGAGCGGCATTTCGTCAGCCAGCGCAGCCTGTGA
- a CDS encoding TRAP transporter small permease: MSHGFEMPGAAAARPVVPASAPVAWLAAFLRAYHRVAVFLGMIALLVTSCILTYSVVVRYFFHQPTDWQDEASVFMLVGVIFLCSAYVQSLRGHIGIEALAGLLSPLANQVRMFIVDMVSLLFCAFFTWKSWTLFHEAWVEGQTTSSTFAPPLWIPYSLMALGMTMLTLQLLVQVLVRITGTVPAPQAGGAQ; this comes from the coding sequence ATGAGCCACGGTTTCGAGATGCCTGGCGCGGCTGCGGCGCGCCCGGTCGTTCCGGCCAGCGCTCCGGTGGCGTGGCTGGCGGCCTTTCTGCGGGCTTACCATCGCGTGGCCGTGTTCCTCGGGATGATCGCATTGCTGGTCACCTCCTGCATCCTGACCTATTCGGTGGTGGTGCGTTACTTCTTCCATCAGCCCACCGACTGGCAGGATGAAGCTTCGGTCTTCATGTTGGTGGGGGTGATCTTCCTGTGCTCGGCCTATGTGCAGTCGCTGCGCGGCCATATCGGCATCGAGGCGCTGGCAGGGCTGCTCTCGCCGCTGGCCAACCAAGTGCGCATGTTCATCGTGGATATGGTGTCCTTGCTGTTCTGTGCCTTCTTCACCTGGAAATCCTGGACCTTGTTCCATGAAGCCTGGGTGGAAGGGCAGACCACTTCCTCGACCTTCGCGCCACCGCTGTGGATTCCTTATTCCCTGATGGCGCTGGGCATGACCATGCTCACCCTGCAACTGCTGGTGCAGGTACTGGTGCGTATTACCGGCACCGTTCCCGCGCCGCAAGCCGGAGGTGCGCAATGA
- a CDS encoding helix-turn-helix domain-containing protein, whose translation MTNLQDIGHRIRSARKARGLTAMALAELTGMHRNTLLALETGRGNIELVKLLALCDALDLDLLLLPRQAAPLRAAETQGNGSQTELGQRLQALMGPGGGA comes from the coding sequence ATGACCAATCTGCAAGACATCGGCCACCGTATCCGTAGTGCTCGCAAGGCAAGAGGCTTGACCGCCATGGCCTTGGCCGAGCTGACCGGAATGCACCGCAACACCCTGCTGGCACTGGAAACCGGGCGCGGCAATATCGAGCTGGTCAAGCTGCTGGCCTTGTGCGATGCGCTGGACCTGGACCTGCTGCTGCTGCCGCGCCAGGCCGCACCCTTGCGCGCGGCCGAGACCCAGGGCAACGGCAGCCAGACCGAGCTGGGCCAGCGTCTGCAAGCGCTGATGGGGCCGGGAGGTGGCGCATGA